The Enterobacter huaxiensis sequence ACCGCCGCCAGAATGCCCGATACGCCAATATGTTCAGCAATCAGGTAAGAGGCAAACGGCAGCAGGAACAGCAGAACGATCTGCGTTGCCGGCTCGTCCCCGCCCCAGCGGCTGAGGAATCCCAGCGAGCGGCCGTACAGCCAGCTCACCACAAAGCCCGCCAGAATACCGCCAATCGCCACCTTGAAGAATTCAACGGTCGCACCGCCCACGGTGAACACCATCGTCCCCATGGCAACCGCCACGGCAAACTTCAGGGCGACCAGGCCAGAGGCGTCATTCATTAGCGCCTCGCCCTGCAAAATGCCCATGATTTTCTTCGGAATACGGCCTTCACCCACAATGCCGGAAAGCGCCACGGCATCGGTTGGCGACAGCACGGCCGCCAGCGCAAAGGCAGGAATTAACGGAATACCCGGCACCGCCCAGTAGATCAGGAAACCAATCCCGACCACCGTTACCACCACGAGCGCCAGCGCCAGGCCGAAGATCTCTCGCCCGTGCTCAAGGAACTCGCGCGTGGGCGTTTTCCAGCCGTCGGCAAACAGCAGCGGTGGGATAAAGAGCACGAGGAACAGTTCCGGGTCGAACTCCACGTGCAGGCCAAACGTTGGCCACGCCAGCAGCGCGCCAATGGCAATTTGCATGAGCGGCAAAGGCAGTTGGAAGGGCAGTACGCGTGTAACTACCCCGGATAGCGAGACCACAAGGGTCATGATGAGTATTGTGAAGAAGATTTCCATGCGTTCCCTGTTTGCTGTGTTGCTTAAAAGCCAAACCTAAGGCGTCGTGCCTCTTATTCTATCTTCTCCAGAGTAACGCAAATGGCAACGACGTGTGTTCCGAAAATAAAAACGGGCGGCCTGAGCCACCCGTTTTCGCATAAAAGGACAACTTAGATTGCCCAACCGCCGGCGTAGAACGCCACCAGCGCGATAGCGATAACGACGGTGCCGATGTTCAGCTTGCGCCATTCACCGGAAACCAGGCGACCAATCACCAGCGATGCGAAACCAATCATGATGCCGGTAACGATGTTACAGGTCAGCACGATAAATACCGCCGTGATCAGGCCAGACATGGCGTCCACGAAGTCAGCAAAGTCGATTTTCGCCACGTTGCTCAGCATCAGCAGGCCGACGTACATCAGCGCTGGCGCGGTCGCGTAAGCCGGTACCAGGTAAGAAAGCGGAGAGAGGAACAGGATCAGCAGGAACAGCACGCCGACGGTGATCGCCGTCAGGCCGGTTTTTCCGCCTGCCGCCGTGCCCGCTGCGGACTCAATGTACACAGCTGCCGGAGCCGCCCCCACCAGGCCAGAGAAGACGCTGCTCAGGGAGTCGGTGGTCAGCGCTTTGCCGCCGTCGATAATCTGGCCGTCTTTATCCAGCAGGTTCGCCTGGCCGGCTACCGCGCGGATAGTACCGGTAGCGTCAAACACGGCGGTCATCACCAGCGCCAGCACGCTCGGCAGGATCACCGGATTCAGCGCGCCCACAATGTCCAGGCTGCCAATCAGCGAATTGCCCTGGTCATCGCTCAAGGACGGCATGGCAAAGATACCGGAGAAGTGCACGGTCGGATCGAAGATCAGGCCAACAATGGAGACACCGATAATGGTCAGCAAAATGCCGCCCGGCACCTTCAGTTTTTCCAGGCCGATAATCACCGCCAGGCCAATCAGGGACATGATCACCGGGAAGCTGGCGAAATGACCCAGCGCCACCGGCAGGCCGTCGAGTGGGTTTTTAACCACCAGGCCAACGCCGTTCGCGGCAATCAGCAGCAGGAACAGACCGATACCGATGCCCGTACCGTGCGCCACGCCCTGCGGCAGGTTGCGCAAAATCCAGCTACGGATGCCGGTAGCAGAAATAATAGTGAACAGTACGCCCATCAGGAACACGGCGCCCAGCGCAACCGGCACGCTGATGTGCTGGCCCAGTACCAGGCTGAATGCGGTAAACGCAGTCAGAGAGATGGCGCAGCCAATGGCCAGCGGCAGATTGGCCCACAGGCCCATTACGATGGAGCCCACACCGGCAACCAGGCAGGTCGCGACAAAGACGGCAGCAGGCGGGAAGCCCGCTTTGCCCAGCATCCCCGGCACCACGATGACGGAGTAAACCATCGCCAGAAACGTTGTCAGACCGGCAACGACTTCCTGACGCACGGTGCTGCCGCGTGCAGAAATTTTAAACATGGCGTCAAGTGAACCGCCGGTACGCGCAGATGGCGTAGACATAGAAAACATCCCCTGAGAGTTTTTATAGAAGTCCGTAAGCGTGGTGGAGACTCCACTGCCAGCAAAACGTCAAATCCCTGTGCTGCGTTTGCGACGAAAGGGGCGTCACAAAAAAAGCAAACGTTTAGCTCCGCGCTTACAAAACGGGTGGTCAATTTTAGGCAAACGATTATCTAGCCTAATACCCGCCCTTTTCAACTGAACTTTCTCGTTTTTCGCTAAAATTCCCTTACAGCGATGAAGAAATAAGCAGAGGATGCGCAAACGTTATCGTCAGTGCGCAATTTAGTAACATTTCATCCTTCGCCTGGGATACTGAGCGGACCGCCCTGCTCCAGGGTTCTCTGCCACCCGGGACGATCCTCGACCTTTTTCTTCCACGCCTGAGTATGCGGCAGGTTTTCAATCCCGCCGCGCGCCAGCAGAGCAAAGACAGGGAAACTCATCTGGATATCGGCCATGCTGAGCGCATCGCCCGCAAACCAGCTGTTTTCAGCAAGATGCGATTCAATAAAGCGCGCATGCGTTTCCAGCTGGCGGTTGAGATACGCTTTTTGCACCCCCTGCCCCAGCGCTTTCCCCAGCGTCCTCATGCCAAACGGCACGGGCGGCTTACCCAGGCTGTTGAAGACCAGCTTCATGAGCAGCAGCGGCATCAGCGAACCTTCGGCGTAATGCAGCCAGAAGCGGTACTGAACTTTATGCGCGGGATCTAACGGCTTAAGACGGGATTCGGCGTCATAGGTTTCCTGAAGGTACTCGAGAATGGCGCCGGACTCTGCGAGGATCAGCCCGTTGTCTTCAATGACCGGTGATTTACCCAAAGGATGGACCCGTTTAAGGGACTCAGGAGCCAGCATGGTTTTTTCGCGCTGGTAGCGAACGATCTCGTAGGGAAGGGAAAGCTCTTCCAGTGCCCAAATCACACGATGTGAACGCGACTGGTTTAGATGGTGGACCGTTAGCATGATTTTCTCCTGTGATTCATACCTGTTAACTATAGAAAATCGAACAACATCGCGAAAATTTTTTGGCGAAAAAATCACCGCTCGCGCTGGCGAAAAGTAAGGCTTTGCATAAAATTAAAGTGTCAGCACAAACCGGAACCTCCTCAACTTGCTCGACATGAGGCGTGCTGATGTCGGGGGAAACCCTCCCGTGAGCCAGCGGGATAGAGAGAAAGACAAAGACCGGGAATAAACTAAAGCGCCCTCGTGGCGCTTTAGTTTTTTACTGTGCTTTTTGCCGGGTGACGCTTCGCTTACCCGGCCTACGTTCTCGGTTTTGTAGGCCGGGTAAGGCGCAGCCGCCACCCGGCAAACCGTCCGCACAGACTCAATCCTCCTCCAGCAGTCGCGCCCCCGTCCCCTGCGCACCCAGCGTGTCGCCGGGGTTTCGCAACGGACAATCGCTGCGCGACAAACACCCGCACCCAATGCAGCCGTCCAGCTCATCGCGCAGTGCAACAAGGGTATGGATACGCCGGTCCAGCTCCTCCCGCCACTGGGACGAAAGGTGCTTCCACTCCTTCGCGCTCAGCGTATGACCCTCAGGTAATACGCCGAAGGCATCGCCGATGGTGGCCAGGGGGATCCCAATGCGTTGCGCAATTTTAATGATCGCGACGTAACGAAGCACGTCGCGGGTATAGCGCCGCTGGTTTCCGCCGTTACGGATACTTTTAATTAACCCTTTGCTTTCATAGAAGTGGAGCGCCGACACCGCAACGCCGCTGCGCTTTGCCACTTCACCGGGGGTTAAAAGCGCTTTTATTCGCGGCAATCTCTTTTCCATAAAACCTCTTTACCTCAAGTTAACTTGAGGAATTATACTCCCCCGCAGAGAAAACGACGAATCAACAGAGATAGATGTATCTCCAGAGAGGCAACCTTATGTCGCATCAGCAAATTATTCAGACACTTATTGAATGGATTGATGAACATATCGACCAACCGTTGAACATTGATGTGGTCGCTAAAAAGTCGGGCTATTCGAAATGGTATTTACAGAGGATGTTCCGCACCGTCATGCATCAGACGCTGGGTGAGTACATCCGCCAGCGCAGGTTACTGCTGGCGGCGCAGGCGCTACGCGCTACGCAGCGGCCAATTTTCGATATCGCGATGGATCTAGGCTATGTGTCGCAACAAACTTTCTCCCGCGTATTTCGCCGCGAGTTCGATCGCACGCCAAGCGATTACCGCCACCAGCTGAATTAATGCGTTTAGTGCAAGGGCTGCTGCTGCCAGGTCATAAACTCCTGCGGCGGCATTGCTTTCGCGAAGTGCCATCCCTGACAATACTGCACGCCACGCTTTAACAGCCAGCTCACCTGCTCTGCCGTCTCCACGCCCTCGGCGATGGTTTTCAGGCGCAGGCTTTGCGCCATCTCGATAATGTGTTCGGCAATCAGATGGCTGGTGCTGTTGGTGGTTAAGGTATCAACAAACGATTTATCGATTTTGAGGATATCGACGTTCAGGGAATAGAGGTTATGCAGGTTCGAGTAACCGGTTCCGAAATCATCGATCGCCACCTCATAACCCGCCTGGCGGAATGCCTGAATCACCGGCGTGGTTTTAGGAACGTCGATAAACCCGCGTTCGGTCACTTCGATTTTGATCTGCTGCGCGCGCACGGCGTAAAAGCGGGCCTTGTCGGAAATCATGGCGATCAGGCGCGACGAGTGGAAATCTGACGCCGACAGGTTTATCGAAATATAGAGCTGCGGATGGGCAGCCAGGAAATGGCCCAGATCGCTGAATACCTCTTCGACAACATAATCCGTAATGCGCTCGATCATCCCCTCTTTTTCAGCCAGCGGTATAAATTCCGCAGGGCTCATTACCTGCCCGTTAAAACCGGGCCAGCGTAATAGAGCTTCCGCCCCCACGCACTGGTTATTTTTGATATCAATAATAGGCTGATAATGAACCCGAAGCTGGCGCGTGTTCAGCGCCCGATGCAGCAGACGCCCGGGCGAGTTGAGCTCACGATGCGTACGTGACCACACCAGCAAAATAATGACGCTGCAAATCATCCCCAGCGGTAACGTTAGCGTGGCCTGGTGATAGAGCGATTCATAAAAACGCTGAGTCGATGTAGAAACAATGGCGGCAATAGGACGTTTATCCGATTTTACTATCGTGTAAAAACGGTCATCCTTTTGAAAGGCCGATTCCTTATGTTGAATCTGCGAATTTAATAATGAAATATTGGCTTTCTGGCTGACGGAAAAGAAAGCATTGGTTACCGTGTCATACACCCCCCATGACAGGGAATGATCGGCAGACATCACTTCGCTGTAAGAAAGCGGATTGACCACCACGACATAATTACCGCGCTGCATATATGTCATTTTATAACCAGCAAAAAATGGCGTATCGCGATAATAATAGATTGCAACGTCGGGTTTACGGTTGTAATTGGCGGCAGGAATAACGTAAGGATGCTCGGGGGTAAAAACGGTCGAGCAGAGAAAATTCTGACCCTCTGCATAAATTAAATCAGCAACGAACAGGCGGCCACGAACCACGTTCAACATATATTGACGATGTTCTGGTGTACACAGCTGACCCTGATATTTTTCAGCCTCATCCCGTGCTAAATCAACCTGTTGAATAACCAGTTCAGTTTTGTCTAAAGCCAGTTCGGCAAATGTACTTAGCTGGGCGCTTGTTTCCGTCTCGGCTCTTAGCTGGGCAAACCATAGCGCAAGCATCACAGGCAGCATAACTACCATGATGATCCCTATCACTCTGAGCATTTTGCGCCGCGCGCTACGATTCATTTCCCGCCCTATAACCCTGCATTTTATACGCCTGTAGTAATGAAGGCCGGATGCTTTGGTAAACAGGTGATTACGTTGCATGAATCATGCGAAGTTAGCAACTGACTTTTAGTATTAAAAATCTTAATTTTCGTTATGACGATAATATTTTCCCGTAAGCCAAATTGAAAGTATTCGTTCCGTTTCTATTAGGGGAAATTATTATCCAGAATGTGCGGATGATTTTAAGATAACACAACAGCGGATCGTTGATTAAAGCAAACTTTTGTCAGCATGAAAAAAGGACAACATCAACATGAAATTGTCTGCGCGGGGTTCCCGCATTGATTTATAAATAATCAGATGCGATGACCGTTTTCCCTCTTCCTGTCCGTTTGG is a genomic window containing:
- the ghxP gene encoding guanine/hypoxanthine transporter GhxP; this translates as MSTPSARTGGSLDAMFKISARGSTVRQEVVAGLTTFLAMVYSVIVVPGMLGKAGFPPAAVFVATCLVAGVGSIVMGLWANLPLAIGCAISLTAFTAFSLVLGQHISVPVALGAVFLMGVLFTIISATGIRSWILRNLPQGVAHGTGIGIGLFLLLIAANGVGLVVKNPLDGLPVALGHFASFPVIMSLIGLAVIIGLEKLKVPGGILLTIIGVSIVGLIFDPTVHFSGIFAMPSLSDDQGNSLIGSLDIVGALNPVILPSVLALVMTAVFDATGTIRAVAGQANLLDKDGQIIDGGKALTTDSLSSVFSGLVGAAPAAVYIESAAGTAAGGKTGLTAITVGVLFLLILFLSPLSYLVPAYATAPALMYVGLLMLSNVAKIDFADFVDAMSGLITAVFIVLTCNIVTGIMIGFASLVIGRLVSGEWRKLNIGTVVIAIALVAFYAGGWAI
- a CDS encoding glutathione S-transferase family protein, yielding MLTVHHLNQSRSHRVIWALEELSLPYEIVRYQREKTMLAPESLKRVHPLGKSPVIEDNGLILAESGAILEYLQETYDAESRLKPLDPAHKVQYRFWLHYAEGSLMPLLLMKLVFNSLGKPPVPFGMRTLGKALGQGVQKAYLNRQLETHARFIESHLAENSWFAGDALSMADIQMSFPVFALLARGGIENLPHTQAWKKKVEDRPGWQRTLEQGGPLSIPGEG
- the soxR gene encoding redox-sensitive transcriptional activator SoxR, with amino-acid sequence MEKRLPRIKALLTPGEVAKRSGVAVSALHFYESKGLIKSIRNGGNQRRYTRDVLRYVAIIKIAQRIGIPLATIGDAFGVLPEGHTLSAKEWKHLSSQWREELDRRIHTLVALRDELDGCIGCGCLSRSDCPLRNPGDTLGAQGTGARLLEED
- the soxS gene encoding superoxide response transcriptional regulator SoxS; amino-acid sequence: MSHQQIIQTLIEWIDEHIDQPLNIDVVAKKSGYSKWYLQRMFRTVMHQTLGEYIRQRRLLLAAQALRATQRPIFDIAMDLGYVSQQTFSRVFRREFDRTPSDYRHQLN
- a CDS encoding EAL domain-containing protein, translating into MNRSARRKMLRVIGIIMVVMLPVMLALWFAQLRAETETSAQLSTFAELALDKTELVIQQVDLARDEAEKYQGQLCTPEHRQYMLNVVRGRLFVADLIYAEGQNFLCSTVFTPEHPYVIPAANYNRKPDVAIYYYRDTPFFAGYKMTYMQRGNYVVVVNPLSYSEVMSADHSLSWGVYDTVTNAFFSVSQKANISLLNSQIQHKESAFQKDDRFYTIVKSDKRPIAAIVSTSTQRFYESLYHQATLTLPLGMICSVIILLVWSRTHRELNSPGRLLHRALNTRQLRVHYQPIIDIKNNQCVGAEALLRWPGFNGQVMSPAEFIPLAEKEGMIERITDYVVEEVFSDLGHFLAAHPQLYISINLSASDFHSSRLIAMISDKARFYAVRAQQIKIEVTERGFIDVPKTTPVIQAFRQAGYEVAIDDFGTGYSNLHNLYSLNVDILKIDKSFVDTLTTNSTSHLIAEHIIEMAQSLRLKTIAEGVETAEQVSWLLKRGVQYCQGWHFAKAMPPQEFMTWQQQPLH